In one window of Juglans regia cultivar Chandler chromosome 3, Walnut 2.0, whole genome shotgun sequence DNA:
- the LOC109004430 gene encoding uncharacterized protein LOC109004430 produces the protein MTLCLLLNLPFRSYTSEIRSLCNNCVSNNSPLLCLTNPSSLQLQPSRVSPQTKATSAAMEAQQSTTTSGSSPPMKLLFVEMGVGYDQHGQDITAAAMRACRDAISSNSIPAFRRGSIPGVTFDQMKLQIKLGVPHSLQESLDIERVKSVFPYGKIVKFEVVDGGLICSSGVHVEEMGDKNDDCYIVNAAVYVGY, from the exons ATGACTCTCTGCTTACTCTTGAATCTCCCGTTTCGTTCCTATACCTCCGAGATTCGGTCTCTCTGCAATAATTGCGTTAGCAACAATTCCCCTCTTCTCTGTCTCACTAATCCGTCTTCTCTCCAACTCCAACCTTCGCGAGTCTCACCTCAAACCAAAGCGACTTCGGCAGCAATGGAGGCTCAGCAAAGTACCACAACAAGCGGCTCATCCCCACCGATGAAGCTTCTGTTTGTGGAGATGGGCGTTGGTTACGATCAACATGG GCAAGACATTACGGCTGCGGCTATGCGGGCATGCAGGGATGCCATCTCTTCCAACTCGATTCCGGCCTTCCGAAGAG GGTCCATACCAGGTGTTACATTCGATCAGATGAAACTACAGATCAAGCTGGGAGTCCCTCATTCTCTCCAGGAATCCTTGGATATTGAGAGGGTCAAGTCCGTTTTTCCTTA TGGGAAAATTGTCAAGTTTGAAGTTGTGGATGGTGGACTTATATGCTCAAGTGGCGTTCATGTGGAAGAAATGGGAGACAAGAATGATGACTGCTACATAGTGAATGCTGCAGTATATGTTGGCTACTAG
- the LOC109004428 gene encoding protein CHUP1, chloroplastic-like: MVAGKVRVAMGLQKSPARSKQEMPPKPPLPSPSSGKVPQKASISRSFGVYFPRSSAQVQPRPPDVTELLRLVEELRERESLLKTELLEHKLLKESVAIVPVLENEISVKDAELHRASKRVECLEIENQTLRMELEGLKTKMDTERKEGEEKVKAMEAEISELKRTASDRYRAELILDSDELSSSQRFQGLMEVSIKSNLIKNLKKGTKCTESSSIFENQKLEGPGSKKEDTENERPRHSRCNSEDLTESSDPTLSNLRSRPPRVPKPPPRPSSSTLSAPISSNGPCTSSESKAPTEQTVPPPPPPPKKMAPPPPPPPPKGLKGLPAKVRRVPEVVEFYHSLMRRDSRKDSSATATASDAAPATANARDMIGEIENRSTHLIAIKSDVETQGDFIRFLIKEVENAAFTDIEDVVPFVKWLDDELSYLVDERAVLKHFNWPEQKADALREAAFGYADLKKLESEASSFRDNARQPSGPALKKMQALLEKLEHGVYNVSRMRESATRRYKVFNIPTDWMLDSGYVSQSKLASVKLAMKYMKRVSAELETVGSGPEEEELIVQCVRFAFRVHQFAGGFDVETMRAFQELRDKAKSCHVQCQNRQQQKLVCSKSTTPC, translated from the exons ATGGTGGCCGGGAAGGTGAGAGTGGCCATGGGGCTGCAGAAGTCGCCAGCGCGTTCGAAGCAAGAAATGCCTCCGAAACCGCCATTGCCGTCACCGAGCTCGGGGAAGGTGCCTCAGAAGGCGTCAATCTCGCGCTCCTTTGGGGTGTACTTCCCACGCTCCTCGGCTCAGGTCCAGCCTCGACCACCTGACGTCACGGAGCTTCTTCGCCTGGTTGAGGAACTCCGGGAGAGAGAGTCTCTGTTGAAGACTGAGCTCCTCGAGCACAAGCTTTTGAAGGAGTCCGTCGCCATTGTTCCTGTCCTCGAGAACGAGATCTCCGTCAAGGATGCAGAGCTCCACAGAGCTTCGAAGCGAGTCGAGTGCTTGGAGATTGAGAACCAGACGTTGAGAATGGAACTGGAGGGTCTGAAGACGAAGATGGATactgagagaaaagaaggcGAGGAAAAAGTCAAGGCAATGGAGGCCGAGATTTCGGAACTGAAGAGAACAGCTTCGGATCGCTACAGAGCGGAGCTCATCTTAGACAGTGACGAGCTTTCATCTTCCCAAAGGTTTCAAGGCCTAATGGAGGTCTCCATTAAATCAAATCTCAtcaagaacttgaagaaggggACAAAATGTACTGAAAGCAGTTCGATTTTTGAGAACCAGAAGCTTGAAGGACCGGGTTCGAAAAAAGAGGATACGGAAAATGAGAGACCGAGGCACTCGAGGTGTAACTCGGAGGACCTTACCGAGTCGTCCGATCCCACCCTATCCAATCTCCGATCTCGCCCCCCTAGGGTTCCAAAACCACCTCCAAGACCATCATCCTCGACCTTATCAGCTCCCATCTCATCCAATGGTCCCTGTACTTCCTCGGAGAGCAAAGCTCCAACAGAGCAAACGGTCCCTCCGCCGCCTCCCCCACCGAAGAAAATGGCTCCTCcaccgcctccgcctccgccaaAGGGGTTGAAGGGGTTGCCTGCGAAGGTGCGGAGAGTGCCAGAGGTGGTGGAGTTCTACCACTCCTTAATGCGGAGGGACTCGCGGAAGGACTCAAGCGCAACAGCTACGGCCTCCGACGCGGCACCGGCCACGGCCAACGCCCGTGACATGATCGGCGAGATCGAGAACCGGTCTACTCACCTAATCGCG ATAAAATCGGACGTAGAAACTCAGGGAGACTTCATAAGATTTCTGATAAAAGAAGTTGAGAATGCAGCTTTCACGGACATTGAGGATGTTGTGCCTTTTGTGAAATGGCTGGACGACGAGCTCTCTTACTTG GTGGATGAAAGAGCGGTGCTGAAGCACTTTAATTGGCCGGAGCAGAAGGCGGATGCACTGCGCGAGGCTGCATTCGGGTATGCTGATCTCAAGAAGCTTGAATCCGAGGCTTCCTCCTTTCGTGATAATGCTCGCCAGCCAAGCGGGCCTGCCCTCAAGAAAATGCAGGCTTTGCTCGAAAA GTTAGAGCACGGTGTCTATAATGTCTCCCGAATGCGAGAATCTGCAACAAGGAGATACAAAGTTTTTAATATTCCAACGGATTGGATGCTGGATTCTGGTTATGTGAGTCAg AGCAAGCTGGCATCTGTGAAACTGGCCATGAAGTACATGAAGAGAGTGTCTGCAGAGCTTGAAACAGTTGGCAGTGGTCCCGAAGAAGAAGAGCTGATAGTTCAATGTGTTAGATTTGCATTCCGAGTGCATCAG TTTGCCGGTGGCTTTGATGTGGAAACAATGAGGGCATTCCAAGAGCTGAGAGATAAAGCCAAATCATGCCATGTACAATGCCAAAACCGGCAACAACAAAAGCTTGTATGCAGCAAGTCCACTACACCTTGCTAA
- the LOC109004429 gene encoding protein trichome birefringence-like 38: MGFRFRALCFVFLLKVLLLLLEQARAAGQFYNVSSFRGLKQVSGCNLFQGKWVFDASYPLYDSSSCPFIDEEFDCQKHGRPDKQYLKYAWKPDSCNLPRFDGMEFLRTWRGKKIMFVGDSLSLNMWESLSCMIHASVPNTKTSFVREGTVSSASFQDYGVTLLLYRTPYLVDLAKENVGRVLKLDSIQGGNAWKGMDMLIFNSWHWWTHTGKSQPWDYIREGTKLYKDMDRLTAFYKGLNTWANWVNLNVDPAKTKVFFQGISPTHYQGKEWNSPKKNCGGEGQPLSGSTYPAGTPPATAVVNNVLSTIKKPVYLLDITTLSQLRKDAHPSSYGGGHSGTDCSHWCLPGLPDTWNQLLYTALLM, translated from the exons ATGGGATTTCGTTTCCGGGCCTTGTGCTTTGTGTTTCTTCTTAAAGTTCTACTCCTGCTCCTGGAGCAGGCAAGAGCAGCAGGGCAATTCTACAATGTGAGCAGTTTTAGGGGGCTAAAGCAAGTGAGTGGGTGCAATCTGTTCCAGGGAAAATGGGTGTTCGATGCTTCTTATCCTCTTTATGATTCTTCGAGCTGCCCCTTCATAGACGAAGAGTTCGATTGCCAAAAGCATGGCAGACCTGATAAGCAGTACCTCAAGTACGCTTGGAAGCCTGACTCCTGTAACCTTCCCAG GTTTGATGGAATGGAATTTCTAAGGACGTGGAGAGGGAAGAAGATAATGTTTGTGGGCGACTCGCTGAGTCTGAACATGTGGGAATCGTTGTCATGTATGATTCACGCGTCGGTGCCTAACACCAAAACCAGCTTTGTGAGGGAAGGCACAGTGTCTTCTGCGAGCTTTCAG GACTACGGTGTTACTTTGCTTCTCTACCGTACACCATACCTTGTAGATTTGGCGAAGGAAAACGTTGGCCGCGTGCTGAAGCTAGACTCGATCCAGGGTGGAAATGCCTGGAAAGGGATGGACATGCTGATCTTCAACTCGTGGCACTGGTGGACCCACACTGGAAAATCACAACC TTGGGATTACATACGTGAGGGGACAAAGCTGTACAAAGATATGGACCGTCTGACAGCATTTTATAAGGGGCTCAACACATGGGCCAACTGGGTCAACCTCAATGTTGATCCTGCCAAAACAAAGGTCTTCTTTCAGGGCATCTCTCCCACCCATTATCA GGGCAAGGAGTGGAATAGTCCTAAAAAGAATTGCGGAGGAGAAGGTCAACCTCTATCTGGGTCAACCTATCCGGCAGGTACACCTCCAGCTACCGCTGTGGTCAACAACGTGTTAAGTACGATTAAGAAACCAGTTTACTTGCTTGACATAACAACGCTGTCGCAGCTGAGAAAAGATGCACACCCTTCCTCCTATGGTGGTGGGCATTCAGGCACGGACTGCAGCCATTGGTGCCTTCCCGGACTGCCTGATACTTGGAACCAGCTCCTATACACAGCTCTACTCATGTGA
- the LOC109004431 gene encoding 50S ribosomal protein L34, chloroplastic, whose amino-acid sequence MASLTVLSSSSPWLSCGGGRQACIPSASLTFLAGSTRRSSVSLNAGSNPIPRSGLLHCSFIPSSSSSFSSSFSFPSSFSGLSLGLNLSYGIGVGREKGRSLVVRAGKFALCQTKRNRSRKSLARTHGFRRRMRTTSGRAILKRRRAKGRKVLCTKSNPNSGKRA is encoded by the exons ATGGCTTCGCTGACAGTGTTATCATCGTCGTCACCTTGGCTTTCGTGCGGAGGAGGTAGACAGGCTTGCATTCCTTCAGCTTCCCTCACATTCCTTGCGGGTTCAACAAGGAGAAGCTCGGTGTCGTTGAATGCTGGGAGCAACCCCATCCCTCGTTCCGGGCTGCTTCATTGCTCCTTCAttccctcctcttcctcttctttttcgtcctctttctctttcccttCTTCCTTTTCAG gTTTATCTTTGGGTTTGAATTTGAGTTATGGTATTGGGGTCGGAAGAGAAAAAGGCCGCAGCTTAGTTGTGAGGGCTGGGAAGTTCGCTCTTTGTCAGACAAAGAGAAACAGGTCGCGAAAGTCTCTGGCTCGAACTCATGGCTTCCGCAGACGGATGAGAACCACCAGTGGCAGAGCAATATTGAAGCGCCGACGTGCGAAGGGACGGAAGGTCCTCTGCACAAAGTCCAACCCCAACAGCGGGAAGCGTGCTTAA